The Streptomyces sp. NBC_00440 genome contains a region encoding:
- a CDS encoding carbon-nitrogen hydrolase family protein → MPPLRTALLQSSGRPGDVAGNLTALDEAAGRAAASGAGLLVCPELFLTGYAIGEDVPRLAEPADGASALAVADIAVRHGIAVLYGYPERHGAQIHNAAQLIDAEGHRLANYRKTHLFGCFEQKWFTPGDAPVVQAELAGLRIGIMICYDVEFPENVRAHALAGTDLLLVPTAQMHPFQFVAESLVPVRAFENQLYIAYVNRTGPEGDFDFVGLSCLAGPDGTVRTRAGRGTELITGDADPALLRASRENNPYLRDRRPDLYHSLV, encoded by the coding sequence ATGCCGCCGCTGCGCACCGCCCTGCTCCAGAGTTCCGGCCGTCCCGGCGACGTCGCGGGGAACCTCACCGCGCTGGACGAGGCAGCGGGCCGGGCCGCGGCCTCCGGCGCCGGACTGCTGGTCTGCCCCGAACTGTTCCTGACCGGATACGCGATCGGTGAGGACGTGCCCCGGCTGGCCGAGCCCGCCGACGGCGCCAGTGCGCTGGCCGTCGCGGACATCGCGGTACGCCACGGGATCGCCGTGCTCTACGGCTACCCCGAACGCCACGGCGCGCAGATCCACAACGCGGCCCAGCTGATCGACGCCGAAGGCCACCGCCTGGCCAACTACCGCAAGACCCATCTCTTCGGCTGCTTCGAGCAGAAGTGGTTCACGCCGGGGGACGCCCCCGTCGTCCAGGCGGAGCTGGCCGGGCTCCGGATCGGGATCATGATCTGCTACGACGTGGAGTTCCCGGAGAACGTCCGGGCGCACGCACTCGCCGGCACCGATCTGCTCCTGGTCCCCACCGCCCAGATGCACCCCTTCCAGTTCGTCGCCGAGTCCCTGGTGCCGGTCCGGGCCTTCGAGAACCAGCTGTACATCGCGTACGTCAACCGCACCGGCCCCGAGGGCGACTTCGACTTCGTCGGCCTCAGCTGTCTGGCAGGCCCCGACGGGACCGTCCGCACCCGCGCCGGACGCGGCACCGAGCTGATCACCGGCGACGCCGATCCCGCGCTGCTGCGCGCCTCGCGCGAGAACAACCCGTATCTCCGCGACCGCCGACCGGACCTCTACCACTCGCTGGTCTGA
- a CDS encoding ATP-binding protein yields the protein MADSATARDAASRFLSQNCPWADVDAVLLVISELAANAARHTAGWWHLRLSAEPGVLVVEMDDDSPAHPVAREPDFSGGGGFGWHMVLRLAGRVEISPRASGKTVRAIWSHPPAGQAVG from the coding sequence TTGGCAGACAGTGCCACGGCCCGCGATGCCGCCAGCCGATTTCTGTCCCAGAACTGCCCCTGGGCCGATGTCGACGCTGTGCTGCTCGTGATCAGCGAACTCGCCGCCAACGCGGCACGTCACACCGCGGGCTGGTGGCACCTGCGGCTGAGCGCCGAGCCCGGCGTGCTGGTCGTGGAGATGGACGACGACAGCCCGGCGCACCCCGTCGCCCGTGAGCCCGACTTCTCGGGAGGCGGCGGGTTCGGGTGGCACATGGTGCTGCGGCTGGCCGGGCGGGTCGAGATCAGCCCGCGCGCGTCCGGCAAAACGGTCCGGGCGATCTGGTCGCATCCGCCGGCCGGGCAGGCGGTCGGCTGA